DNA from Neosynechococcus sphagnicola sy1:
AGGATGGTAAGTTCGTCACATCAACGACGACTTGAGCGCCCACCAGCACATCAGCCAATCCCTCACCCGTGACAGCATTCACCCCCGATGAAGGAGAGGCTGCCACCACCTCATAACCGCGCTCACGTAGCGTGTTTACGAGTTTCTTACCAATGAGTCCATTGCCGCCGATAACAACAATTTTCATGACAAAATCTCTCATCATTTAGAGAACAGTTGATTCACTTTTTCTGGAGTGGAATAACTAGAGTGGAATAAATTGACTACTCTCATAGAAACTCGGTAGGTCAGCGATCACGAAGTGCTGCCCGCAAAGCGCGATCGCTAAAAGTTAGCAAGAACGAGGATTAATTCTGACGAGAGTAGAAGAAACGATCGTTTCCTATTTCAGATATTTCTTCAGTTCAGCGGCTGCTTGGACAAAAAGAGAACGAACTGCTGGAACCTCGGCTAACCCATTTAATAGCCCAAAGTCATGAATCATGCCGTTGTATCGCACGGTTGTTACTTTTACTCCGGCTTCATCGAGTTTGCGTCCATAGGCTTCGCCTTCATCTCGCAGGATATCGCTTTCTGCAACCTGAATTAAGGCTGGAGGTAATCCTTGTAGTTGCTCAACCGTTGCCTGTAGGGGAGATGCGTAGATGTCTTTGCGTTTTTCTGGGTCAGCAATGTACATGTCATACATCCACTGCATCAACGGTGTCGTGAGAAACCGTTTCTCGCCAAATTGTTGATAGGACTCCGTGGCAAAATTCGCATCGACGATCGGCCACATCATGATTTGCAACTTAATGTGCGGTCCCCCGTTCGCTTTTGCCTTCAACGTTGTGACAGCCGTCATGTTACCGCCCACGCTGTTACCCACCACTGCCAGAT
Protein-coding regions in this window:
- a CDS encoding alpha/beta hydrolase yields the protein MIAQAQPQTVSVLEVADDPRLSREVKAFLKLLNSGGVPLETLPPLEARQVLVDAQASAKVDLSGIEESEKTINADGYSIVLNIVRPEGVKGILPVFIFIHGGGWVLGDYPTHKRMVRDLVVLSGFAGVFVNYTRTPDAQYPQAINEIYAATKWVAEHGEQIDVDGKNLAVVGNSVGGNMTAVTTLKAKANGGPHIKLQIMMWPIVDANFATESYQQFGEKRFLTTPLMQWMYDMYIADPEKRKDIYASPLQATVEQLQGLPPALIQVAESDILRDEGEAYGRKLDEAGVKVTTVRYNGMIHDFGLLNGLAEVPAVRSLFVQAAAELKKYLK